Proteins co-encoded in one Natronorubrum daqingense genomic window:
- a CDS encoding acyl-CoA dehydrogenase family protein, with amino-acid sequence MLDFVNVEDDLAEEERMIRDTAREFVDERVKPDIGDHFENGTFPTDLIAEMGELGFYAPNLEGYGSPNVSETAYGLLMQELEAGDSGLRSMASVQGALVMYPIHAYGSEEQKEEWLPAMGRGDAIGCFGLTEPEHGSNPSAMETHAEADGDGYVLNGSKTWITNSPISDVAIVWARDRSSADDPVRGFLVETDRDGITTNKITEKLSLRASITGEIGLNDVYVPAENVLPGVSGMKGPLSCLTQARYGIAWGAVGAARDCFEEARQYAQDRDQFGGPIGRFQLQQRKLAEMGTQITLAQLLAHRLAELKERGEMRPQHVSMAKRNNVRTARDQSRIAREMLGGNGITTDYSPMRHMANLETVYTYEGTHDIHTLVLGEEFTGLKAYQ; translated from the coding sequence ATGCTCGACTTCGTCAACGTAGAAGACGACCTCGCGGAGGAAGAACGAATGATTCGGGACACGGCGCGAGAGTTCGTCGACGAACGCGTCAAACCCGACATCGGCGACCACTTCGAAAACGGCACGTTCCCTACCGACCTCATCGCCGAAATGGGCGAACTGGGCTTTTACGCGCCGAACCTCGAGGGCTACGGCTCGCCGAACGTCTCCGAAACCGCGTACGGACTCCTGATGCAAGAACTCGAGGCCGGCGACTCGGGGCTGCGCTCGATGGCCTCCGTCCAGGGTGCCCTCGTCATGTATCCCATCCACGCCTACGGCAGCGAGGAGCAGAAAGAGGAGTGGCTGCCCGCGATGGGTCGGGGCGACGCCATCGGCTGTTTCGGCTTGACAGAGCCCGAGCACGGCTCGAACCCCTCGGCGATGGAGACCCACGCCGAAGCCGACGGCGACGGCTACGTGCTGAACGGCTCGAAAACCTGGATCACTAACTCCCCAATTTCCGATGTGGCCATCGTCTGGGCGCGCGATCGCTCGAGCGCGGACGACCCCGTTCGGGGCTTTTTGGTCGAGACGGACCGCGACGGGATTACGACGAATAAGATCACGGAGAAACTCTCGCTGCGTGCGTCGATCACGGGCGAGATCGGCCTCAACGACGTTTACGTGCCCGCGGAGAACGTCCTGCCGGGCGTCTCGGGTATGAAGGGGCCGCTGTCGTGTCTCACGCAGGCACGCTACGGTATCGCCTGGGGGGCCGTCGGTGCCGCACGCGACTGTTTCGAAGAAGCGCGTCAGTACGCCCAGGATCGCGACCAGTTCGGCGGCCCGATCGGACGCTTCCAACTCCAACAGCGCAAACTCGCGGAGATGGGCACGCAGATCACGCTCGCTCAGCTATTGGCCCACCGCCTGGCCGAACTCAAAGAGCGCGGCGAGATGCGCCCCCAGCACGTCTCGATGGCCAAACGCAACAACGTCCGCACCGCGCGCGACCAATCCCGGATCGCCCGCGAGATGCTCGGTGGCAACGGCATCACGACCGACTACTCGCCGATGCGTCACATGGCCAACCTCGAGACGGTCTACACCTACGAGGGGACCCACGACATCCACACGCTCGTGCTGGGCGAGGAGTTCACCGGACTCAAAGCCTATCAATAA
- a CDS encoding M20/M25/M40 family metallo-hydrolase codes for MSTDAFEALEDHRERHLEDLQDLLAQPSISATGEGIEDCVELVRRSCLEYGFDDAEIVETPGRPAVIARASADPDAVETEGDVPTVLLYGHYDVQPASPSEWSSPPFEPTIRAGPDGDRRLYARGAGDNKGQWFAHLCGVEALRETTGLPADVVLLVEGEEESGSEHLEQLVRDRRGDLEADVAIVADGPIDSSGRPHVLFGSRGLLFVDIDANGANRDLHSGNFGGPVPNPATAVVDVISSLRDEDGRITLPGFYDDVRVVTDADRDVLDAISVDEDAIEADLGLSSLELDPDEGYVERLLTRPNLNVAGLDAGYQGEGMKTVLPSEASAKIDFRLVADQDPAAVFDALCAHAREQVPEGVEIELTKIASMDPQRTAADSPVVDPAVRAVDSAWDDDPILKPSLGGSVPTYVFADALDVPCLVIPYANEDENNHAPNENIELSCFRAGCRTTAALLAELGSADLE; via the coding sequence ATGAGTACGGACGCGTTCGAGGCACTCGAGGACCACCGTGAGCGCCACCTCGAGGATCTGCAGGATCTCCTCGCGCAGCCGTCGATCAGCGCGACGGGCGAGGGAATCGAGGACTGCGTCGAGCTGGTCCGACGCTCGTGTCTCGAGTACGGCTTCGACGACGCGGAGATCGTCGAGACGCCGGGACGACCGGCGGTGATCGCCCGCGCATCGGCCGACCCCGACGCGGTCGAAACCGAGGGGGACGTGCCGACGGTGTTGCTGTACGGCCACTACGACGTGCAACCCGCTTCGCCCTCGGAGTGGTCCTCGCCCCCGTTCGAGCCGACGATTCGTGCGGGACCCGACGGCGACCGGCGGCTGTACGCACGCGGCGCAGGCGACAACAAGGGCCAGTGGTTCGCCCACCTCTGTGGCGTGGAGGCACTCCGCGAAACCACTGGATTGCCGGCCGACGTCGTCCTCCTGGTCGAAGGCGAGGAAGAAAGCGGCAGCGAGCACCTCGAGCAACTCGTCCGGGACCGTCGAGGCGACCTCGAGGCGGACGTGGCCATCGTCGCCGATGGCCCGATCGACTCCTCGGGACGCCCCCACGTCTTGTTCGGCTCTCGCGGCCTGTTGTTCGTCGACATCGACGCGAACGGGGCGAATCGAGACCTCCACTCCGGAAACTTCGGCGGGCCGGTGCCGAATCCGGCGACGGCCGTCGTCGACGTGATCTCGTCGCTTCGAGACGAGGACGGCCGAATTACGCTCCCCGGATTCTACGACGACGTGCGAGTCGTGACGGACGCGGATCGCGACGTGCTGGACGCAATCTCGGTCGACGAGGATGCGATCGAAGCCGACCTCGGCCTCTCGTCGCTCGAGTTAGACCCCGACGAGGGGTACGTCGAACGACTGCTCACTCGGCCGAATCTCAACGTTGCGGGCCTCGACGCGGGCTATCAGGGCGAGGGGATGAAGACGGTGCTCCCCTCGGAAGCCAGTGCGAAGATCGACTTCCGACTGGTCGCGGATCAGGACCCCGCGGCCGTCTTCGACGCGCTGTGTGCCCACGCTCGCGAGCAGGTGCCGGAGGGGGTCGAGATCGAACTCACGAAAATCGCGTCGATGGACCCCCAGCGGACGGCCGCGGATAGTCCCGTCGTCGATCCCGCGGTTCGAGCGGTCGACAGCGCTTGGGACGACGATCCGATCCTCAAACCGTCGCTGGGCGGCTCGGTCCCGACCTACGTCTTCGCCGACGCCCTCGACGTCCCGTGTCTCGTGATCCCCTACGCGAACGAAGACGAGAACAACCACGCTCCGAACGAGAACATCGAACTCTCGTGTTTCCGCGCCGGCTGTCGCACGACGGCGGCGTTGCTCGCGGAGCTGGGATCGGCCGACCTCGAGTAG
- the ggt gene encoding gamma-glutamyltransferase codes for MDSNPDLDRFTSRRSTVRAPRGVVATSQPLASEAGVAVLRDGGNAFDAAVATAAVLNVVEPTSTGLGGDLFALYRTADGDVGAFRSCGGAPGDATLERVREAVAAEQDVDPEDAEMPVYGPQTITVPGTARGWERTVEELGELDLARTLEPAIEYATEGFPVSEIIADQWAEAASVLDGEQSRDAYLFDGDAPDVGESVTLPELGESLRRIAEEGADVVYEGDIADEIVETVQSRGGLLSHDDLASFEPEFVDPVSTTYGDAKIYELPPNNQGLIALEALNIAEELGAGEYPAGSTERIHLGAEAMKRAMVDGHHYITDPTFEDVPDLASKEYAAERAAEIDAEASSDVEIGFENDSAENADTVLLTVADEAGNVVSFINSRFKDFGSGIVAGDTGIALQNRGSSFSLDPDHPNRIEPGKRPFHTLIPGIATLADDDWAAFGVMAGYNQPQGHLQVLMNLLDDGMSVQEAIDFPRWRYQVDGQLAVEGRLEGRVQTKLARRGHEVRVMPPAHFGGGQIARNTDGVLSGGSDPRKDGSAVGF; via the coding sequence ATGGACTCGAATCCTGACTTAGATCGTTTTACGTCGCGTCGGTCGACGGTTCGCGCGCCTCGCGGCGTCGTCGCGACGAGCCAGCCCCTCGCCTCGGAAGCGGGGGTCGCCGTGTTACGAGACGGCGGGAACGCCTTCGACGCCGCCGTGGCGACGGCGGCCGTACTCAACGTCGTCGAACCGACGAGCACCGGACTCGGTGGCGACCTCTTCGCCCTCTACAGAACTGCAGACGGCGACGTCGGCGCGTTCCGAAGCTGTGGCGGTGCGCCGGGCGATGCGACCCTCGAGCGCGTCCGGGAGGCCGTCGCCGCGGAGCAAGACGTCGACCCCGAAGACGCCGAGATGCCGGTCTACGGCCCGCAGACGATCACGGTTCCCGGCACGGCGCGGGGCTGGGAGCGAACCGTCGAGGAACTCGGCGAACTCGATCTGGCGCGGACGCTCGAGCCGGCGATCGAGTACGCGACCGAGGGCTTCCCCGTCTCGGAGATCATCGCCGACCAGTGGGCGGAGGCGGCCTCCGTGCTCGACGGCGAGCAGTCTCGAGACGCGTACCTCTTCGACGGCGACGCGCCGGACGTCGGCGAGTCCGTCACGCTGCCGGAACTGGGTGAGAGCCTCCGGCGAATCGCCGAAGAGGGTGCCGACGTCGTCTACGAGGGCGATATCGCGGACGAAATCGTCGAGACGGTCCAATCCCGCGGCGGGTTGCTTTCACACGACGATCTCGCGTCGTTCGAACCCGAGTTCGTCGACCCCGTCAGCACGACCTACGGCGACGCGAAGATCTACGAGTTGCCCCCGAACAATCAGGGCCTGATCGCTCTCGAGGCGCTCAACATCGCCGAAGAACTCGGCGCGGGCGAGTACCCAGCAGGGTCGACCGAACGGATTCACCTCGGTGCAGAGGCGATGAAGCGGGCGATGGTCGACGGCCACCACTACATCACGGATCCGACGTTCGAGGACGTGCCGGATCTCGCCTCGAAGGAGTACGCGGCCGAGCGGGCGGCGGAGATCGACGCGGAGGCGTCTTCGGACGTGGAGATCGGCTTCGAGAACGACAGCGCCGAGAACGCGGACACCGTCTTGCTCACGGTCGCGGACGAGGCGGGGAACGTCGTCTCGTTCATCAACTCCCGGTTCAAGGACTTCGGCAGCGGCATCGTCGCCGGCGACACCGGCATCGCCCTCCAGAACCGCGGCAGTTCGTTCTCGCTGGATCCCGACCATCCGAACCGGATCGAACCGGGCAAACGGCCGTTCCACACGCTCATTCCCGGCATCGCCACCCTCGCGGACGACGACTGGGCGGCCTTCGGCGTGATGGCCGGCTACAACCAGCCACAGGGGCACCTCCAGGTGCTGATGAACCTGCTCGACGACGGAATGTCGGTCCAGGAGGCGATCGACTTCCCGCGCTGGCGCTACCAGGTCGACGGGCAACTCGCCGTCGAGGGC